In Setaria viridis chromosome 5, Setaria_viridis_v4.0, whole genome shotgun sequence, the genomic stretch AAAGCAATGGTTGGTTTATACAGTGAACTCGCCAAGTAATCATTTTCTATCCTATAATAACGGAAGGCTGAGATCCGAGAGCAAGTTGACGGCTCTTTTGATATTCGGGCGGTGCTGGCGTTCCAGCTCCACACACAAGCGGCCGACGGCCAGCACAAGCTCCATCTGGCTGCTGTTGAAGTTGCCCTTGAGCCGCTTGTCGGCCATGTCGAGGACCGCACCCCTGGCGTAAGATTCCCGGACAGCTTCGACGAGGGTGTTTGAGAGGTCACCTCTTGCTGCTCCCTGCACCAAGTCCGGCTTCATGCCCGCGGCGATCTCCAGTAGTAGCagcacgccgaagctgtacatgTCGGACGCTGTGCTCACCGTATGGCTGGTGATGCATATGGGATCCGGGACATCAACATACATCACAGTAGTTTCTCGGTGCAACACTTCCGAGAATACGTCCTTCTGTGGCAAGTCGTACAACAGGTAGCCCTACGTCCGGGTGTCCAAGATGAAATCACTTGGAAGCTTACTGCAGATGGTAACTACTCCGCAAAATCCGCTTACGCCGCACAGTTCATTGGTTCGGCTTCCACCAACTTTGACAGCTTGATATGGAAAATATGGGCCCCTAGAAGCTGCAAAACCTTCTCCTGGCTCGCAATCCAAAATCGCCTTTGGACTGCTGACAGACTTCAGAAAAGGGGATGGCCGAATCCAGCTACCTGCCCACTATGTCGGAGATCACAAGAATCGGCGCTACACCTTTTCGCCGAATGCCGGGTTACAACAAGAATTTGGGCCATGGTGGCGGACTGGTTATCGGCGCCAGCAATCCATCCGAGGGCTTGGCAACAGGCCGATACGCTGCACCACTGGTGGTCGATGAGAGCAGGAGCAAATTCCTGCTCCAAGAGAGGTATGCGAACTTTGATTATGCTAGTTACATGGACAATTTGGAGGGAAAGGAATATGAGAATATTTAACAGCAAGGAGTCTTCTGTCAATATGATTTTTGAGAGGATCAAAGATGAGGCCACCGTGTGGATTATGGCCGGAGCGAAACATCTCTCCGCTCTAATGGTGCGATGCTGATTGCGACTGAGTTCATAGTGTTGcgttattttattttattcttctGGCTCAATTTTGCCGCATATCATTTCATTTTTGATTCATTGTACTTATCCAGTCTGGATTcctcctttttaatataatcggcagctctcctgccaggttcgtttcaaaaaaaaaatgtataccctGGTCCCGATCATGCCCGTGCCTCCGAGGGAGCCCTGTTCGGGGTCGACCAGCTGCCTCACGAGCCCGAAGTCGCCGAGCTTGGCGTCGAAGGCGTCGTCCAGCATCACATTGCTAGGCTTGATGTCCCGGTGCAGGATGCGGTTACGATAGCCGTTGTGGAGgtagggcctgttcgcttcagcttattcagccggcttatcagccaccaaacagtattttcctctcacaaaaaatcagccgtttcagcttttcagccggcttataagctgaagcgaacaggcccgtaGTCTATGGCGGCGCCGACGCAGAGCACGATCTTGTACCTCTCGCGCCATGACAGCAGCCTCTCCGACCCGTGGAGGTGCTCCTCGAGGCTCCCATTCGTTACCAGCTCGTACACGAgaaggagctcgccgccgctgcaccAGCCGAGGAGCTTCACAAGGTTCCGATGGCTGAGCTGGCTCAGTGTGTTGACCTCGGTGACGAAGTCCTGGCAGTGACTGGTCTGCTCCATCAGCCTTGTCAACTTCTTCACGGCCACAACCGGCGGCATGCGCGGATCCTGCAGCTCCCCCTTGTACACTTCCCCGAAGGAGCCCGCGCCGAGCTTCCTGTCCCTGGAGAAATTGCTGGTCGCCGCGGACAGCtcgttgtaggagaattctctTGCTACTGTTTCCCCCCCACAAAAAAAACGAATAAATAAAATCTTCTTTTTGACTCGCTTTGATTTATTAGGAAATTAAACTAGAACAGCGCAAGATGGTATCTTTTACCTTGCAGATCTATGTGGATGGAGTGGTCCCGGAGCGGTCTACACATGATATAGCAAAGGAGAGCAGCCACTAAACCGGTCAGTGATGCACTCGCAGCAGACAGCAGTATTATTACCCATAGCTGGGTCTTATCACTGGGTAGATCTGTACGTCAGCGCATCAACAACAGTATAATTTACGTTAAGCAAGTGCTCGTCAGAGattcagagagagagagcgcgcgcGACAGAGTAcgcagtactccctccgttccaagaCGTAGATCATTTTAGTTTCCTACATGTATAGATTTTGCTACACATCTAAATATAggattatatctagatacatacaaAATAGACCTATCtagaaaaaactaaaacaatctaCCTTTTGAAACGTTGTTGAGCTGAAAGACCATGCGACTTGAACAGTTCCCTATAGCGAATCTTAGACGGGCAAGCTTCACCTATAGCGAATTTCGCAGGCTCTGGAACATCCGATCCAAGCATGAAGCATGAGTATAGCACAAGTGTGTTTGTGTTCTCTCAACTCACTGTAGTACGTGCCCAAAAGACCAGTTTTAAGGAAATCTGAATACCCACTGTAACTGTTGCAGCATATCAAGGATGAGAATATGAGATCGGCCTGCATCTCCATAAGCAGGTGCCTTAGCTACCATGCATATTTAGTATCAAGTTCAGTATTGCTAGAGACAGACACAATTCATCGATAAATGTTGATTGTTTTTTCACGACCATGCCTGAGCACGTTGCTAGAGAGTTTGTTATATCTACCATTTCTAGCAGACCGTTAGATATGCTAACCACGACCGACCGCCATGGACAGCGGCAAACACGACAAACAAGTATAC encodes the following:
- the LOC117856579 gene encoding L-type lectin-domain containing receptor kinase IX.1, whose amino-acid sequence is MCRPLRDHSIHIDLQVAREFSYNELSAATSNFSRDRKLGAGSFGEVYKGELQDPRMPPVVAVKKLTRLMEQTSHCQDFVTEVNTLSQLSHRNLVKLLGWCSGGELLLVYELVTNGSLEEHLHGSERLLSWRERYKIVLCVGAAIDYGPYLHNGYRNRILHRDIKPSNVMLDDAFDAKLGDFGLVRQLVDPEQGSLGGTGMIGTRVYMDPICITSHTVSTASDMYSFGVLLLLEIAAGMKPDLVQGAARGDLSNTLVEAVRESYARGAVLDMADKRLKGNFNSSQMELVLAVGRLCVELERQHRPNIKRAVNLLSDLSLPLL